The following are encoded together in the Amyelois transitella isolate CPQ chromosome 6, ilAmyTran1.1, whole genome shotgun sequence genome:
- the LOC106131393 gene encoding uncharacterized protein LOC106131393, translating to MEIMAEEPKLVNEDHLKQLKERMSLIVSADPEQFHNEFSLRRYLRAFKTVDQAFQAILKTNKWRVEYGVSELHNDKELIEKYADKARVLRHRDIIGRPIIYIPAKNHSSSDRNIDELTKFIVYCLEDASKRCFEEVVDNLCIVFDLNKFTLSCMDYQVLKNLIWLLSRHYPERLGVCLIINAPTFFSGCWAVIKGWLDENTAGKVTFVNSEMDLCQYLIPDILPTDM from the exons ATGGAAATAATGGCGGAAGAACCAAAGTTAGTGAATGAAGATCATTTGAAACAGCTAAAGGAAAGGATGAGTTTGATAGTGAGTGCAGATCCAGAACAGTTCCATAACGAGTTTTCACTACGAAGATATCTCAGGGCATTCAAAACTGTTGACCAAGCATTTCAG gctattttgaaaacaaacaaGTGGCGTGTTGAATATGGAGTGTCCGAGCTACACAATGACAAAGAGCTAATagagaagtatgcagataaAGCAAGAGTATTAAGACACAGAGACATAATTGGCCGGCCCATCATCTACATTCCTGCTAAAAATCACAGCTCTAGTGATAGAAATATTGATGaacttacaaaatttattgtttattgtttg GAAGATGCCAGCAAGAGATGTTTTGAGGAAGTAGTTGACAATTTGTGCATTGtgtttgatttaaataaattcactcTTTCTTGCATGGACTACCAAGTcctgaaaaatcttatttggCTCCTCAGCAGGCATTATCCAGAAAGGCTTGGTGTTTGTCTTATCATCAATGCTCCAACTTTTTTCTCTGGATGCTGGGCTGTGATAAAAGGATG GTTAGATGAAAATACAGCTGGTAAAGTTACCTTCGTTAATTCTGAAATGGATCTATGCCAGTACTTGATACCGGACATCCTGCCAACGgacatgtaa